From one Danio rerio strain Tuebingen ecotype United States chromosome 19, GRCz12tu, whole genome shotgun sequence genomic stretch:
- the ecm1a gene encoding extracellular matrix protein 1: MVWKSTLLSAVILHLFSSGAGQNMDPDVLMDSIFPPARPSLYNLNSLCLHGNGRFRYTAESFPPSSFAHARRAGKTMNRLEAWFGQCCYGGLAHKNGQILCCAKQAWETALSYFCLEEFSTKTLVHDCCEKKGGERWGCFEREAPNPYYQPLPGYIAPQISSDRIFTWDPKAC; this comes from the exons ATGGTTTGGAAAAGCACACTTTTAAGTGCTGTAATTCTTCATCTGTTTTCATCAGGAG CCGGACAGAACATGGACCCTGATGTACTGATGGATTCAATCTTTCCTCCAGCCAGACCTTCACTTTACAATCTCAACTCGCTCTGTCTTCACGGCAATGGCCGCTTCAGATATACTGCTGAAAGTTTCCCTCCGTCCAGCTTTGCTCATGCTCGTCGTGCTGGAAAGACGATGAACAGGCTCGAAGCTTGGTTCGGTCAGTGCTGCTATGGAGGTTTGGCTCACAAAAATGGACAGATCCTTTGCTGCGCTAAACAAGCA TGGGAAACCGCCTTATCTTATTTCTGCCTTGAGGAGTTCTCCACCAAGACCCTGGTCCATGACTGCTGTGAGAAGAAAGGAGGGGAAAGGTGGGGCTGCTTTGAAAGAGAGGCTCCTAACCCATATTACCAACCCTTACCTGGTTATATTGCCCCTCAAATATCATCTGACAGGATTTTTACCTGGGACCCCAAAGCCTGTTAA